One window from the genome of Oryctolagus cuniculus chromosome 1, mOryCun1.1, whole genome shotgun sequence encodes:
- the LOC100349637 gene encoding olfactory receptor 52A5-like encodes MLPLNGSVFMPSVFTLIGIPGLESVQCWIGIPFCAMYIIAVVGNSLIIVIVKNENSLHMPMYIFLAMLAATDIALSTCILPKMLGIFWFNMPEIYVDACLLQMGLIHSFQATESGVLLAMALDRYVAICNPLRHATFFSRKLLTYIGVAVTLRPIILTIPSLLLIKCRLRLYRTTIVAHSYCEHMAIVKLAAEDVRVNKIYGLFVAFTILGFDIIFITLSYVQIFITVFQLPEKEARFKAFNTCIAHICVFLQFYLLAFFSFFTHRFGSHIPKYIHILLSSLYLLVPPFLNPIVYGVKTKQIRDNVLKMLCTKQSS; translated from the coding sequence ATGCTCCCATTGAATGGCTCAGTCTTCATGCCATCTGTATTTACACTCATTGGGATTCCCGGCCTGGAGTCAGTGCAGTGTTGGATTGGGATTCCATTCTGTGCCATGTATATCATTGCTGTGGTTGGGAACTCCTTAATCATAGTTATAGtcaaaaatgaaaacagcctCCACATGCCCATGTACATTTTTCTGGCCATGTTGGCAGCCACAGACATTGCACTTAGCACTTGCATTCTTCCCAAAATGTTAGGAATCTTCTGGTTTAATATGCCAGAGATTTATGTTGATGCCTGCCTGCTGCAAATGGggcttattcattcattccaggCAACTGAATCAGGTGTGTTGCTGGCAATGGCCTTGGATCGCTACGTGGCCATCTGCAACCCCTTGAGACATGCCACTTTCTTCTCTCGAAAACTCTTGACTTATATTGGTGTTGCTGTGACACTCAGGCCCATTATCCTTACAATCCCATCCCTACTTCTCATCAAATGCCGCCTTAGGCTCTATCGAACTACAATTGTTGCCCACTCTTATTGTGAACACATGGCCATTGTGAAACTGGCAGCTGAAGATGTTCGCGTCAACAAGATATATGGGTTGTTTGTTGCCTTTACCATCCTAGGGTTTGACATAATCTTTATTACTTTGTCTTATGTTCAAATCTTTATCACTGTCTTTCAACTGCCTGAGAAAGAGGCAAGATTCAAGGCCTTCAATACGTGCATTGCCCACATTTGTGTCTTCCTGCAATTCTACCTTCttgctttcttctccttcttcacaCACAGGTTTGGTTCTCATATACCAAAGTACATTCATATTCTCTTGTCAAGCCTTTACCTGTTAGTCCCACCTTTTCTCAACCCTATTGTTTATGGAGTTAAGACCAAACAAATCCGTGACAATGTCTTGAAAATGTTGTGCACTAAACAATCTTCCTGA